In Allocoprobacillus halotolerans, a genomic segment contains:
- the rpsB gene encoding 30S ribosomal protein S2 has product MAVISMKKLLEVGVHFGHQTKRWNPKMAPYIFTARNGIYIIDLKKSSDKIDEAYAALMDIVAKGGKVLFVGTKKQAQEAVQTEAERSGSFYVNSRWLGGTLTNFKTIQKRIRRLKELEKMEEDGTLELFTKKEAVLLMKEKAKLEKNLGGIKEMRRLPNALFVVDPKVEHNAVAEARILGIPVFGIVDTNCDPDEVDYVIPANDDAIRAVKLIVAAMADAVCEAKGEPVTVAYVKDEDDKEVSMNDAVASVEENKQKGPRYKNAGRPRNNRNAEVSKPAEVKEEKTEA; this is encoded by the coding sequence ATGGCAGTAATTTCAATGAAAAAATTATTAGAAGTTGGTGTTCATTTTGGACATCAGACAAAAAGATGGAATCCAAAAATGGCTCCATACATTTTCACAGCTAGAAATGGTATCTATATCATTGATTTAAAGAAATCATCTGATAAAATTGATGAAGCTTATGCAGCTTTAATGGATATCGTTGCTAAAGGTGGAAAAGTTTTATTTGTAGGAACTAAGAAACAAGCTCAAGAAGCTGTTCAAACTGAAGCTGAAAGATCAGGAAGTTTCTATGTGAATTCTCGTTGGTTAGGTGGAACTTTAACAAACTTCAAAACTATCCAAAAGAGAATTAGAAGATTAAAAGAATTAGAAAAAATGGAAGAAGATGGAACTTTAGAATTATTTACTAAAAAAGAAGCAGTTCTTCTTATGAAAGAAAAGGCTAAGTTAGAAAAGAACTTAGGTGGTATCAAAGAAATGAGAAGATTACCAAATGCTTTATTCGTTGTTGATCCTAAAGTTGAACATAATGCAGTTGCAGAAGCAAGAATCTTAGGAATTCCAGTATTTGGTATCGTTGATACAAACTGTGATCCTGATGAAGTTGATTATGTTATCCCAGCAAATGATGATGCAATTAGAGCTGTTAAATTAATCGTTGCTGCAATGGCTGATGCTGTATGTGAAGCAAAAGGTGAACCAGTGACTGTTGCATACGTTAAAGATGAAGATGACAAAGAAGTATCTATGAATGATGCTGTTGCTTCTGTAGAAGAAAATAAACAAAAAGGACCTAGATATAAAAATGCTGGACGTCCTAGAAATAACAGAAATGCTGAAGTAAGCAAACCAGCTGAAGTTAAAGAAGAAAAAACTGAAGCATAA
- the tsf gene encoding translation elongation factor Ts — protein sequence MAISAKLVKELREKTGAGMMDCKKALEACNGDLEASFDWLREKGIAKAAKKADRIAAEGLTAFVVDGNSAAIVEVNSETDFVAKNAEFQELVALTAKVIVESKPQDVDAALQLDVEGKDLGTVIAEKSGKIGEKLSLRRFTVMTKNDDEIFGAYSHMGGKMCALVKASGVDEVKAKDIAMQVAAIAPQYIDRTAIPAEILEHEKSVLKAQAMEENANSAKPKPENIIEKMVEGRLNKNLKEMCLVDQAFIKDSDQTVAQYLGNGKVLEMVRFEVGEGMEKREENFAEEVAAQMRG from the coding sequence ATGGCTATTAGTGCAAAATTAGTAAAAGAATTACGTGAAAAAACTGGTGCTGGAATGATGGATTGTAAAAAAGCACTTGAAGCTTGTAATGGTGATTTAGAAGCTTCTTTTGACTGGTTAAGAGAAAAAGGAATTGCTAAAGCAGCTAAAAAGGCTGATCGTATTGCTGCTGAAGGTTTAACAGCTTTCGTTGTTGATGGAAATTCTGCTGCAATCGTTGAAGTTAACTCTGAAACAGATTTCGTTGCTAAAAACGCTGAATTCCAAGAATTAGTTGCTTTAACAGCAAAAGTAATTGTTGAATCAAAACCTCAAGATGTTGATGCTGCATTACAATTAGATGTTGAGGGTAAAGATTTAGGAACAGTTATTGCTGAAAAAAGTGGTAAAATTGGTGAAAAATTAAGCTTAAGAAGATTTACAGTTATGACTAAAAATGATGATGAAATCTTTGGTGCTTATTCACACATGGGTGGAAAAATGTGTGCTTTAGTTAAAGCTTCTGGTGTTGATGAAGTGAAAGCTAAAGATATTGCTATGCAAGTTGCTGCAATTGCTCCACAATATATTGATAGAACTGCTATTCCTGCTGAAATTTTAGAACATGAAAAATCTGTTTTAAAAGCTCAAGCTATGGAAGAAAATGCAAACAGTGCAAAACCAAAACCAGAAAATATTATTGAAAAAATGGTTGAAGGTCGTTTAAATAAAAACTTAAAAGAAATGTGCTTAGTAGATCAAGCATTCATTAAAGATTCTGATCAAACAGTAGCTCAATATTTAGGTAACGGTAAAGTATTAGAAATGGTACGTTTTGAAGTTGGTGAAGGAATGGAAAAACGTGAAGAAAACTTTGCTGAAGAAGTTGCTGCTCAAATGAGAGGATAA
- the pyrH gene encoding UMP kinase has protein sequence MKYKRVLLKLSGEALAGEQGFGINPVVVADVARQIKDAKDLGVEIAIVCGGGNIWRGKTGSDMGMERAAADYMGMLATVMNGMALQNALEAIGLDTRLLSAIDMKEVAEPYIRRRAVRHLEKNRIVIFGAGTGSPFFTTDTTAALRAAEMNADVILMAKNGVDGVYSADPKVDPNAKKYDHITYLDVLNEDLHIMDQTAITLCKDNGIDLCVFNMQEDGNIARACNGESIGTIISKGGKE, from the coding sequence ATGAAGTACAAAAGAGTTTTATTGAAGTTAAGTGGTGAAGCTTTAGCTGGAGAACAAGGTTTTGGAATCAATCCAGTTGTTGTAGCTGATGTTGCAAGACAAATTAAAGATGCGAAAGATTTAGGTGTAGAAATTGCAATTGTTTGTGGTGGTGGAAATATCTGGCGTGGAAAAACAGGTAGCGACATGGGTATGGAAAGAGCTGCTGCTGACTATATGGGTATGTTAGCGACTGTTATGAATGGTATGGCTTTACAAAATGCTTTAGAAGCCATTGGATTAGATACGAGATTATTATCAGCAATTGATATGAAAGAAGTGGCTGAACCTTATATCAGAAGAAGAGCTGTTCGTCATTTGGAAAAAAATCGTATTGTTATTTTTGGAGCTGGTACCGGAAGTCCATTCTTTACGACAGATACAACGGCTGCATTACGTGCTGCTGAAATGAATGCTGATGTGATTTTAATGGCAAAAAATGGAGTTGATGGGGTTTATTCTGCTGATCCTAAAGTTGATCCAAATGCAAAGAAATATGATCATATCACTTATTTAGACGTTTTAAATGAAGATTTACATATTATGGACCAAACAGCTATTACATTATGTAAAGATAATGGAATTGATCTTTGTGTATTTAATATGCAAGAAGATGGAAATATTGCACGTGCATGTAATGGCGAATCAATAGGTACAATTATTTCGAAAGGAGGAAAAGAATAA
- the frr gene encoding ribosome recycling factor, with amino-acid sequence MLDLILEETKEKMEKSIEAFKHELSSVRTGRANPTMLDRVKVNYWGEMTPLNQTAGISVVEGRQLVVKPYDKNILKDIEHAIYEANLGLTPQNDGEIIRINVPALTEETRKEYVKQAKKYAEEAKVALRNIRRSANDDVEKADLSEDEVKLGKEKVQKLTDQFVKTIDQLTKEKETDLMTV; translated from the coding sequence ATGTTAGATCTAATTTTAGAAGAAACAAAAGAAAAGATGGAAAAATCTATCGAAGCTTTTAAACATGAACTTTCTTCTGTAAGAACGGGTCGTGCGAATCCAACAATGCTTGATAGAGTTAAAGTGAACTATTGGGGTGAAATGACACCTTTAAATCAAACAGCAGGAATTTCTGTTGTTGAAGGGCGTCAATTAGTTGTAAAACCTTATGATAAAAATATCTTAAAAGATATTGAACATGCTATCTATGAAGCTAATCTAGGATTAACACCACAAAATGATGGTGAAATTATTCGTATTAATGTTCCAGCACTTACTGAAGAAACAAGAAAAGAATATGTTAAACAAGCTAAAAAATATGCTGAGGAAGCAAAAGTGGCTTTACGTAATATTCGTAGAAGTGCTAATGATGATGTTGAAAAAGCTGATTTATCTGAAGATGAAGTGAAATTAGGTAAAGAAAAAGTTCAAAAATTAACTGATCAATTTGTAAAAACAATCGATCAGCTTACAAAAGAAAAAGAAACAGATTTAATGACTGTTTAA
- a CDS encoding cytidine deaminase → MKKFAVLLYPDFSLQEITCLTSSLTLWFGEKIDYIASENKEYVSEDGLHVIPDKITTEIEITDYDCVILPGTINPLPALFDDKLIEFLKNGMNSNILFAAISSSPILLSKSGILDGKKFTAGYFMQMTEIFPFIEKENFIHKGIVEDDNVITGIGMFFREFAATVLRRLGYDIGHNFMRKQSDDYAQDELTFYWSDEDYKEFLEELKGYNDKEDKTNNKLKFAELNIRNMRNFDIEKEMYRLAVELIEKRYPVGWGGAGVIHTAKGHYFTSVSLDSANASAVLCIETGAMIEAHKFNEEVTHCMCLVREDENAPYQVLSPCGICQERLAFWGRDVQVAVTTEDNSLLFVPLSELQPYHWSNAYLDDELEHFKD, encoded by the coding sequence ATGAAAAAGTTTGCTGTTTTATTATATCCAGACTTTTCTTTACAAGAAATTACATGTTTGACATCCTCACTAACGCTTTGGTTTGGTGAGAAGATTGATTATATTGCGAGTGAAAATAAAGAATATGTTAGTGAAGATGGATTACATGTCATTCCTGATAAGATAACGACAGAAATAGAAATAACAGATTATGATTGTGTTATTCTGCCAGGAACGATTAATCCTTTACCAGCATTATTTGATGATAAACTCATTGAATTTCTTAAAAATGGAATGAATTCAAATATTCTTTTTGCAGCTATTTCATCATCTCCTATTTTACTTTCTAAATCAGGGATACTTGATGGTAAAAAATTTACAGCTGGCTATTTTATGCAAATGACTGAAATTTTTCCGTTTATTGAGAAAGAAAATTTTATACATAAAGGAATAGTGGAAGATGACAATGTCATAACAGGAATAGGTATGTTTTTTAGAGAATTTGCGGCAACGGTATTACGTAGGCTAGGTTATGATATTGGTCATAATTTTATGAGAAAACAATCTGATGATTATGCACAAGATGAACTCACTTTTTATTGGTCTGATGAAGATTACAAAGAATTTTTAGAGGAGCTAAAAGGATATAATGACAAAGAGGATAAAACTAATAATAAATTAAAATTTGCCGAATTAAATATAAGAAATATGAGAAATTTTGATATAGAAAAAGAAATGTATAGACTGGCTGTTGAATTGATTGAAAAACGTTATCCTGTTGGATGGGGTGGCGCAGGGGTTATACATACAGCTAAGGGACATTATTTTACAAGTGTAAGTCTAGATAGTGCTAATGCTTCTGCTGTCTTATGTATTGAAACAGGTGCAATGATAGAAGCTCATAAATTTAATGAAGAGGTAACTCATTGCATGTGCCTTGTTCGTGAGGATGAAAATGCTCCTTATCAAGTTCTATCTCCTTGTGGAATATGTCAAGAGCGTCTTGCGTTTTGGGGTAGAGATGTACAAGTAGCCGTGACCACCGAAGATAATTCGTTACTTTTTGTGCCATTGAGTGAATTGCAACCTTATCATTGGTCTAATGCTTATTTAGATGATGAGTTAGAACATTTCAAAGATTAA
- a CDS encoding phosphatidate cytidylyltransferase, which translates to MKTRIITGIILLVVILPCVIFGDLPFKILLGIVAGIAVFEMLSICNRPKANFYLYPIVALFVFYSLFFNQSLLISSEIIILYMIILMACSMFDDGMNFLRLCYYFTAGVLIAMGLHMLYQLRLTYGFDYILILALATFGTDTGAYFTGMCFGKHKLNPRLSPKKTIEGSIGGIILGTVLSAGYGAYIQIDMPIIWFVFMCFVLTITSQIGDLTFSSMKRTFEVKDFSQLLPGHGGILDRFDSILFNAMVFGIFIHFITMVVA; encoded by the coding sequence ATGAAAACACGTATTATTACAGGAATCATTCTTTTAGTTGTTATTTTGCCATGTGTTATTTTTGGTGACCTTCCATTTAAGATTTTACTAGGCATTGTTGCAGGAATAGCAGTTTTTGAAATGCTTTCTATCTGTAATCGCCCTAAAGCCAATTTTTATCTTTATCCAATTGTTGCTTTATTTGTTTTTTATTCATTATTTTTTAATCAGTCATTATTAATTTCTAGTGAAATCATCATTTTATATATGATTATTTTAATGGCTTGCAGTATGTTTGATGATGGTATGAATTTTTTAAGACTCTGTTATTATTTTACGGCTGGTGTTTTAATTGCAATGGGATTGCATATGCTTTATCAATTACGATTGACATATGGCTTTGATTATATTTTGATATTAGCTTTAGCTACTTTTGGAACGGATACAGGCGCTTATTTTACTGGTATGTGTTTTGGTAAACATAAGTTGAATCCTCGTCTTTCTCCTAAAAAAACAATTGAAGGATCAATTGGTGGAATCATTTTAGGAACAGTTCTTTCTGCTGGTTATGGTGCATATATTCAAATAGATATGCCTATAATCTGGTTTGTTTTTATGTGTTTTGTTTTAACAATCACGAGTCAAATTGGAGATTTAACTTTTAGTAGCATGAAAAGAACATTTGAAGTCAAAGACTTTTCTCAACTATTACCCGGACATGGTGGTATTTTAGATCGTTTTGATTCAATCTTATTTAATGCAATGGTGTTTGGCATTTTTATTCATTTTATAACAATGGTGGTGGCTTAA
- a CDS encoding 1-deoxy-D-xylulose-5-phosphate reductoisomerase — protein MKKICVLGVTGSIGQQTVDVVKHHCDEFEIVAMSAGKNIDLLEKIMTVIHAKHICVQTQEDQEYLQRKYKDIHFYWGQEGLIQIATLQQVDIVLNAIVGFAGLMPTMKAIQAHKDIALANKETLVVAGHLIIPLVKEYGVKLLPVDSEHSAIFQCLNGEYHGEIHKIILTASGGSFRQKSRQELEHVTVEDALKHPNWSMGAKITIDSATLFNKGLEVMEARWLFDVHYDDIEVLIHPESIIHSMVEYEDTAVIAQLGTPDMRLPIQYALTYPHRFPLLGGKRLSLSDIGTLHFEKPDFHRFHALALAYEAGRKGGSMPCVLNGANEQANALFLAKKISFLDIEKYVEEAMRAHHWIDHPSLAQLIEIDQWARNFVLERVGEI, from the coding sequence ATGAAAAAAATATGTGTTTTAGGAGTGACTGGATCGATTGGTCAACAGACTGTTGATGTTGTGAAACATCATTGCGATGAATTTGAAATTGTCGCAATGAGTGCTGGAAAGAATATAGATTTATTAGAAAAAATAATGACTGTTATACATGCTAAACATATTTGTGTACAAACTCAGGAAGATCAAGAATATCTTCAAAGAAAGTACAAAGATATTCATTTTTATTGGGGGCAAGAAGGATTAATTCAAATTGCAACTTTACAGCAAGTAGATATCGTTTTAAATGCAATTGTAGGATTTGCTGGGCTTATGCCTACAATGAAAGCTATACAAGCACATAAAGATATCGCTCTAGCAAATAAAGAAACATTAGTGGTTGCAGGACATTTAATTATTCCTCTTGTAAAAGAATATGGTGTTAAACTATTACCTGTTGATAGTGAACATTCTGCCATTTTTCAATGTTTAAATGGAGAATATCATGGTGAAATTCATAAAATTATTTTAACCGCAAGTGGAGGAAGTTTTCGCCAAAAATCAAGACAAGAACTAGAACATGTTACTGTTGAAGATGCACTTAAACATCCTAACTGGTCAATGGGTGCGAAAATCACTATTGATAGTGCGACACTTTTTAATAAAGGTTTGGAAGTTATGGAAGCTAGGTGGCTCTTTGATGTGCATTATGATGATATCGAAGTTTTAATTCATCCTGAAAGCATTATTCATTCAATGGTTGAATATGAGGATACAGCAGTTATTGCTCAACTTGGTACACCTGATATGCGTTTACCAATACAATATGCCTTGACTTATCCTCATCGTTTCCCACTTCTTGGTGGAAAACGCTTATCATTAAGTGATATTGGAACTTTACACTTTGAAAAACCTGATTTTCATCGTTTCCATGCTTTAGCATTAGCTTATGAAGCAGGACGTAAAGGTGGTTCTATGCCATGTGTTTTAAATGGAGCAAATGAACAAGCCAATGCTTTATTTTTAGCCAAAAAAATTTCTTTTTTGGATATTGAAAAATATGTTGAAGAAGCTATGCGTGCACATCACTGGATTGACCATCCTTCTTTAGCTCAGCTTATTGAAATTGATCAATGGGCAAGAAATTTTGTACTAGAAAGAGTAGGAGAAATATAG
- the rseP gene encoding RIP metalloprotease RseP, translated as MQTIITVIVFLLILGSIIIIHEFGHFIATKIFGVYCAHFSIGFGPKIWSKKGKETEYEIRALPFGGFVSMAGEEQNDDEEFKDVPIERTLKGIKTYQKVIIFLAGVFMNFVLAVVVTFGVNVFSGQLPVQNAQIGQVMENSAAKQAGLKSGDIIQEMTVQETGQVILVSSYDDIQLTPSHLQTTASTIHVQIKVQRDQQIETVDATLQLDETSQAYKLGIYQATRSMNIAEAIQYTFISIGEMSVAIFAALSKLITRFSETVTQLSGPVGIYQVTSQVTETGQISYILNLLALLSVNVGIFNLLPIPGLDGCQVIFALVEKIIGRELPEKVKMALQLCGLGLVMLLMIFVTYQDVLRIFQ; from the coding sequence ATGCAGACAATTATTACAGTCATAGTCTTTTTATTAATTCTGGGTTCAATTATCATTATTCATGAATTTGGACATTTTATTGCAACAAAAATTTTTGGTGTTTATTGCGCTCATTTTTCGATTGGGTTTGGACCTAAAATATGGTCGAAAAAAGGAAAAGAGACAGAATATGAAATTCGTGCTTTACCATTCGGGGGATTTGTTTCAATGGCTGGTGAAGAACAAAATGATGATGAAGAATTTAAAGATGTTCCCATTGAACGTACATTAAAAGGTATTAAAACATATCAAAAAGTTATCATTTTTCTAGCTGGAGTTTTTATGAACTTTGTATTGGCAGTTGTTGTCACTTTTGGTGTCAATGTTTTTAGTGGTCAATTACCTGTTCAAAACGCTCAAATTGGACAAGTTATGGAAAACTCTGCAGCCAAGCAAGCTGGTTTAAAAAGTGGTGATATTATTCAAGAAATGACAGTTCAAGAAACTGGACAAGTTATTCTTGTTTCTAGCTATGATGATATTCAATTAACCCCAAGTCATCTTCAAACAACCGCATCCACAATACATGTACAAATAAAAGTTCAACGTGATCAACAGATTGAAACAGTTGATGCAACATTACAGCTTGATGAAACTTCACAAGCATATAAATTAGGAATTTATCAAGCAACACGTTCGATGAATATAGCAGAAGCTATTCAATATACTTTTATTTCTATTGGTGAAATGAGCGTTGCTATTTTTGCGGCTTTAAGCAAACTTATTACACGATTTAGTGAAACAGTTACTCAATTATCCGGACCAGTGGGTATTTATCAAGTGACATCACAAGTCACTGAAACAGGTCAAATTAGTTATATTTTAAATTTATTAGCTTTACTTTCTGTAAATGTTGGAATTTTTAATCTATTACCTATTCCTGGATTAGATGGATGCCAAGTTATTTTTGCATTAGTTGAAAAGATTATTGGTCGCGAATTACCTGAAAAAGTAAAAATGGCTTTGCAACTCTGTGGTTTAGGATTAGTAATGTTATTGATGATTTTTGTCACATATCAAGATGTTTTAAGAATATTTCAGTAA